The following proteins come from a genomic window of Mycobacterium sp. DL:
- the secY gene encoding preprotein translocase subunit SecY → MLSAFISSFRTPDLRRKILFTLGIVVLYRVGASVPSPGVNYPNVQQCIAQVSGGESGQIYSLINLFSGGALLQLSVFAVGIMPYITASIIVQLLGVVIPRFEQLRKEGQAGQSKLTQYTRYLAIALAILQATSIVALAANGGLLQGCSLDIIQGQSDGLNFTTLAVMVIVMTAGAALVMWMGELATERGVGNGMSLLIFASIASAIPGEGKNILDSRGGMVFTFVCIAALIIVVGVVFVEQGQRRIPVQYAKRMVGRRMYGGTSTYLPLKVNQAGVIPVIFASSLIYIPHLITQLITSGSATQSTGWWQTFVAEYLTDPSSPVYIAIYFGLIIFFTYFYVSITFNPDERADEMKKYGGFIPGIRPGKPTADYLRFVLSRITLPGSIYLGTIAVLPNLFLEIGNTGAVQNLPFGGTAVLIAVGVGLDTVKQIESQLMQRNYEGFLK, encoded by the coding sequence GTGCTCTCGGCCTTCATCTCGTCGTTCAGAACCCCGGACCTGAGACGAAAGATCCTTTTCACGCTCGGCATCGTCGTCCTCTACCGGGTCGGCGCCTCGGTGCCGTCCCCCGGCGTGAACTACCCCAACGTGCAGCAGTGCATCGCACAGGTCAGCGGTGGTGAGTCGGGGCAGATCTACTCGCTCATCAACCTGTTCTCCGGCGGCGCGCTGCTCCAGCTCTCGGTGTTCGCGGTGGGCATCATGCCCTACATCACCGCCAGCATCATCGTGCAGTTGCTGGGTGTGGTGATCCCGCGATTCGAGCAGCTGCGTAAAGAGGGCCAGGCCGGCCAGTCGAAACTCACGCAGTACACCCGGTACCTGGCGATCGCGCTGGCCATCCTCCAGGCCACCAGCATCGTGGCGCTCGCCGCCAACGGCGGGCTGCTGCAGGGCTGCTCGCTCGACATCATCCAGGGCCAGAGCGACGGACTGAACTTCACGACGCTGGCCGTCATGGTCATCGTGATGACCGCGGGCGCGGCGCTGGTGATGTGGATGGGCGAGCTGGCCACCGAGCGTGGCGTCGGCAACGGCATGTCGCTGCTGATCTTCGCGAGCATCGCCTCGGCCATCCCCGGTGAGGGCAAGAACATCCTCGACAGCCGCGGCGGCATGGTCTTCACCTTCGTCTGCATCGCGGCGCTGATCATCGTCGTCGGCGTGGTGTTCGTCGAGCAGGGCCAGCGCCGCATCCCCGTCCAGTACGCCAAGCGGATGGTCGGCCGGCGGATGTACGGCGGGACGTCGACCTACCTGCCGCTGAAGGTCAACCAGGCAGGCGTCATCCCGGTCATCTTCGCGTCGTCGCTGATCTACATCCCGCACCTGATCACCCAGCTGATCACCAGCGGCAGCGCGACCCAGAGCACCGGGTGGTGGCAGACGTTCGTCGCGGAGTACCTGACCGACCCGAGCAGCCCGGTCTACATCGCGATCTACTTCGGCCTGATCATCTTCTTCACGTACTTCTATGTGTCGATCACGTTCAACCCCGACGAGCGCGCCGACGAGATGAAGAAGTACGGCGGCTTCATCCCGGGCATCCGCCCGGGTAAGCCGACCGCCGACTACCTGCGGTTCGTGTTGTCCAGGATCACCCTGCCCGGCTCGATCTACCTGGGTACGATCGCGGTTCTACCAAACCTGTTCCTCGAGATCGGCAACA